In a single window of the Falco rusticolus isolate bFalRus1 chromosome 13, bFalRus1.pri, whole genome shotgun sequence genome:
- the PPP1R2 gene encoding protein phosphatase inhibitor 2 isoform X1: MEAPSVPAASAAGRGPIKGILKKGGGKLSADGAAPGARRASPARDEDEHGKKSQKWDEMNIIATYHPAGKDYGLMKIDEPSTPYHSMVGEDDEDAVSDSESNEPLKADVLSKKLAAAAEGKGPKIIAKQEESSEEEEEDEELTPEEREKKKQFEMKRKMHYNEGRNIKLARQLIAKELHGEEEDDDEDEEMHDAADVETMNTEATEHAHATRDHLEGRTHSIEEICPEL; encoded by the exons ATGGAGGCGCCCTCGGTGCCGGCCGCctcggcggcggggcgcgggcccATCAAGGGCATCCTGAAGAAGGGCGGCGGCAAGCTCTCGGCGGACGGAGCGGCTCCTGGGGCGCGGCGGGCCAGTCCGGCCCGCGACGAGGATGAGCACGG taaaaaatCCCAGAAGTGGGATGAGATGAACATCATAGCTACGTACCACCCAGCAGGCAAAGATTATGGCTTGATGAAAATAGATGAGCCAAGTACTCCTTATCACAG CATGGTAGGGGAAGATGATGAGGATGCAGTGAGTGATTCAGAGTCAAACGAGCCCTTAAAAGCAGATGTGTTAAGTAAAAA actggcagctgcagctgaaggtaAAGGACCCAAGATTATagcaaagcaagaggaaagcagtgaggaggaggaagaggatgaagaatTAACACCTGAGGAACGAG agaaaaagaaacagttcgaaatgaagagaaaaatgcacTACAATGAAGGACGAAACATCAAACTGGCAAGACAGCTTATTGCAAAAGAACTACATGGTGAAGAAGAGGATGATGATGAGGATGAAGAGATGCATGATGCTGCAGATGTAGAAACAATGAATACAGAAGCTACTGAACATG CACATGCTACTCGTGACCACCTGGAAGGTAGAACACACAGCATAGAAGAAATCTGTCCAGAACTGTAA
- the PPP1R2 gene encoding protein phosphatase inhibitor 2 isoform X2, whose protein sequence is MEAPSVPAASAAGRGPIKGILKKGGGKLSADGAAPGARRASPARDEDEHGKKSQKWDEMNIIATYHPAGKDYGLMKIDEPSTPYHSMVGEDDEDAVSDSESNEPLKADVLSKKLAAAAEGKGPKIIAKQEESSEEEEEDEELTPEEREKKKQFEMKRKMHYNEGRNIKLARQLIAKELHGEEEDDDEDEEMHDAADVETMNTEATEHD, encoded by the exons ATGGAGGCGCCCTCGGTGCCGGCCGCctcggcggcggggcgcgggcccATCAAGGGCATCCTGAAGAAGGGCGGCGGCAAGCTCTCGGCGGACGGAGCGGCTCCTGGGGCGCGGCGGGCCAGTCCGGCCCGCGACGAGGATGAGCACGG taaaaaatCCCAGAAGTGGGATGAGATGAACATCATAGCTACGTACCACCCAGCAGGCAAAGATTATGGCTTGATGAAAATAGATGAGCCAAGTACTCCTTATCACAG CATGGTAGGGGAAGATGATGAGGATGCAGTGAGTGATTCAGAGTCAAACGAGCCCTTAAAAGCAGATGTGTTAAGTAAAAA actggcagctgcagctgaaggtaAAGGACCCAAGATTATagcaaagcaagaggaaagcagtgaggaggaggaagaggatgaagaatTAACACCTGAGGAACGAG agaaaaagaaacagttcgaaatgaagagaaaaatgcacTACAATGAAGGACGAAACATCAAACTGGCAAGACAGCTTATTGCAAAAGAACTACATGGTGAAGAAGAGGATGATGATGAGGATGAAGAGATGCATGATGCTGCAGATGTAGAAACAATGAATACAGAAGCTACTGAACATG ACTGA